Proteins encoded in a region of the Paenibacillus sp. W2I17 genome:
- a CDS encoding MFS transporter: MKNEIRGDSYRAVLRLPSFVVLLVGRLVSGAGQILFSMATMWYILQLTESALAAALIPMLPYLIYAFLGIPLATISDRLPKKQLLIWTDILRAGVACILALLFMTGSMLPWHIYAANLLIAILGFLFNPATQTVIPAILPEPTKQLAPANALLNSSSKTIELLGYALGGILIALISVQSILFIYAVTFLLSAISIFFIRIPVTKVVKQKGVTGFVKDSMQGITFLFSRKILACCIIFGAIINFAGAPLHIFTPIFANMVLQAGPQGYGLLQSAFAAGSIAGSLLSGKYAKRLSLAHWFLISYLISGTSLLLMPMFPNLYIAIACSFLLMMGLALVNVPLVTSILLSTPEEKRGRVMNSMGVLMSGISNPLGLLLGGWFIETYNPSWVYMGIGTFVICMGMASLFVRPFREERSKRTRQQTTSM, from the coding sequence ATGAAAAATGAAATTCGCGGCGACAGCTATCGAGCGGTTTTGCGCCTTCCTTCTTTTGTTGTGCTTCTTGTTGGTAGATTGGTTTCTGGCGCAGGGCAAATTTTATTTTCTATGGCGACGATGTGGTATATCCTCCAATTAACAGAGTCGGCACTTGCTGCTGCGCTGATTCCGATGCTGCCGTACTTGATCTATGCTTTTTTGGGCATACCCCTGGCTACGATCAGTGATCGCCTGCCGAAAAAGCAGCTTTTGATCTGGACAGATATATTGCGTGCAGGCGTAGCTTGCATATTGGCGCTTTTGTTCATGACAGGATCCATGCTTCCGTGGCATATTTACGCAGCCAATCTGCTCATTGCAATCCTTGGTTTTTTGTTCAATCCGGCAACCCAGACAGTCATCCCCGCTATTTTGCCAGAACCTACAAAACAATTAGCTCCAGCCAATGCACTACTGAACTCTTCCTCCAAAACGATTGAATTGCTTGGATACGCCTTGGGGGGAATATTGATCGCTCTCATCTCCGTTCAGTCCATCCTGTTCATCTATGCCGTTACATTTCTGCTATCCGCCATATCCATTTTCTTTATCCGCATCCCTGTAACCAAAGTAGTGAAACAAAAAGGAGTCACCGGTTTTGTTAAAGATAGCATGCAGGGAATTACATTCCTGTTTTCCCGTAAAATTTTGGCCTGCTGCATTATCTTTGGAGCTATTATCAATTTTGCGGGTGCGCCACTGCACATCTTCACGCCGATTTTTGCCAATATGGTGCTGCAAGCCGGACCACAAGGCTACGGTCTGCTTCAGTCAGCCTTTGCCGCTGGCAGTATTGCAGGCTCTCTGCTCAGTGGTAAATATGCCAAACGACTCTCGCTCGCTCACTGGTTTTTGATCAGTTATCTCATTTCCGGCACAAGTTTGCTGCTCATGCCGATGTTTCCTAACCTGTATATCGCGATTGCATGTTCATTTTTGTTGATGATGGGACTTGCTCTTGTGAATGTACCCTTGGTTACTTCCATTCTTTTATCCACCCCGGAAGAAAAGAGAGGACGTGTCATGAACAGTATGGGTGTCTTGATGAGTGGCATTAGTAATCCACTTGGGTTGTTGCTGGGAGGGTGGTTCATTGAAACGTACAACCCTTCATGGGTATACATGGGGATTGGAACATTTGTTATTTGTATGGGCATGGCAAGCCTATTTGTCCGACCTTTCCGTGAAGAACGGAGCAAGCGTACCCGGCAACAAACGACCTCGATGTAG
- a CDS encoding GNAT family N-acetyltransferase yields the protein MDHVNIEHTPPAAVEYLALRQIAGLSPMSREGAEIGLPNSLFAVCLREEDMLIGMGRVIGDGGCFFQVVDIAVHPDVQGMGYGKLIMSEIMNYLRKAVPARGLVSLLADVPADQLYAQFGFEYTSPKSEGMWWRQGD from the coding sequence ATGGATCATGTGAATATTGAACACACACCACCCGCAGCGGTGGAGTATCTTGCCTTGCGGCAGATTGCCGGCCTTAGCCCGATGAGTAGGGAGGGGGCAGAGATTGGATTACCGAATAGCCTGTTTGCCGTATGTCTGCGTGAAGAGGATATGCTGATAGGCATGGGACGAGTGATTGGAGATGGAGGTTGTTTCTTTCAGGTCGTCGATATTGCTGTACACCCGGATGTTCAGGGAATGGGGTATGGAAAACTGATCATGAGCGAGATTATGAATTATCTGCGTAAAGCAGTACCTGCCCGTGGTTTGGTCAGTCTGCTGGCGGATGTTCCGGCTGATCAACTTTATGCTCAATTTGGATTTGAATACACCAGCCCAAAGTCGGAGGGTATGTGGTGGAGGCAGGGAGACTAG